A single window of Nocardia sp. NBC_01327 DNA harbors:
- a CDS encoding thioesterase II family protein: MSNLKLVCLPFAGSGASFFRNTKSPEGIDLLPIQLPGHEERFIDPPFVDVRTAAAEVADYVRAESDSDSRILVFGHSMGAILAFETALALGAMVDHVFVSGSPDPWHPRSERASTLTDEEFMAKVEAFAGYTHPALANPEMRQLILPILRADVLMHESYLAGSDTVIDVPITALRGADDALVSEADMRGWRNATTSNFSIETVEGGHMYLADRLEETLEFIAETTRITHGK; the protein is encoded by the coding sequence GTGTCGAATCTCAAGCTTGTTTGTCTTCCGTTTGCTGGCTCCGGCGCTTCGTTCTTTCGAAACACCAAGTCACCGGAGGGGATCGATCTCCTGCCGATCCAGCTGCCCGGTCACGAGGAGCGGTTCATCGATCCGCCCTTCGTAGACGTCCGGACGGCGGCTGCCGAGGTTGCGGACTACGTTCGGGCAGAGAGCGACTCGGACAGCCGAATACTGGTCTTCGGCCACAGCATGGGAGCAATTCTCGCTTTCGAGACGGCCCTCGCCCTCGGAGCCATGGTCGATCACGTTTTCGTGAGCGGGTCGCCCGATCCCTGGCATCCGCGCAGCGAGCGCGCCTCGACACTGACCGATGAAGAGTTCATGGCCAAGGTGGAGGCCTTTGCGGGGTACACCCATCCCGCCCTCGCCAATCCGGAAATGCGGCAGCTGATTCTGCCCATTCTGCGGGCCGACGTGCTCATGCACGAGTCGTACCTCGCCGGCAGCGACACCGTCATCGATGTGCCGATCACCGCGCTGCGGGGAGCCGACGACGCCCTGGTGTCGGAGGCCGATATGCGCGGCTGGCGTAATGCGACCACCAGCAACTTCTCGATCGAGACGGTCGAGGGCGGCCACATGTACCTCGCCGACCGGCTCGAGGAGACCCTGGAGTTCATCGCGGAAACCACGCGTATCACCCATGGCAAGTGA
- the ligD gene encoding non-homologous end-joining DNA ligase, translated as MPWPLPGVPAPMLAIGGVPPDAAGWAVEMKWDGVRIIATCEAGECRLYSRNGNDVGGSYPEVVAALKVLSGNGNLILDGEIVAPEPDGAPSFGRLQRRMHVALPAEQLVAEVPVQFFAFDILRIGTRDLMPEPYLGRRKRLAELDFAAPLSAPPHWIEVDAQALQRVALEHRLEGIVSKRVDSVYLPGRRSPAWIKTPLRQRTEAVVAGWTPGSGAMGSTFGSLVLGAYDENGRFVYIGNAGTGFTQAARRIIRATLGEIETSASAFDEPPLEAAAAGWRWVDPILVGDVEYREFSGARLRMPSWKGLRTDKVPAQVDVPPLR; from the coding sequence GTGCCCTGGCCGCTCCCCGGTGTTCCCGCGCCCATGCTGGCGATCGGGGGAGTGCCGCCGGATGCGGCCGGATGGGCCGTGGAGATGAAATGGGACGGGGTACGGATCATCGCGACGTGCGAGGCGGGGGAGTGCCGCCTGTACAGCCGCAACGGCAATGACGTCGGCGGGTCCTATCCCGAGGTGGTCGCCGCACTGAAAGTGCTGTCGGGGAACGGGAATCTGATACTGGACGGCGAGATCGTGGCGCCGGAACCCGATGGCGCGCCCTCCTTCGGGCGCCTGCAGCGCCGCATGCATGTGGCGCTGCCCGCGGAGCAGCTGGTGGCGGAGGTTCCGGTGCAGTTCTTCGCCTTCGACATATTGCGCATCGGCACCCGCGACCTCATGCCCGAGCCCTACCTCGGGCGCCGGAAAAGGCTGGCGGAATTGGACTTCGCCGCACCGCTGTCCGCACCCCCGCACTGGATCGAGGTCGATGCCCAGGCGCTGCAGCGGGTGGCGCTGGAGCATCGGCTGGAGGGAATCGTCTCCAAGCGTGTCGATTCGGTGTACCTGCCCGGGCGCCGATCGCCCGCGTGGATCAAGACGCCGCTGCGGCAGCGCACCGAGGCCGTGGTTGCGGGCTGGACGCCAGGCTCGGGCGCGATGGGATCCACCTTCGGTTCACTGGTGCTCGGCGCGTATGACGAGAACGGCCGTTTCGTCTACATCGGCAATGCGGGCACCGGGTTCACCCAGGCGGCCCGGCGCATCATTCGCGCCACCCTCGGTGAAATCGAAACCTCGGCAAGTGCTTTCGACGAGCCGCCGCTGGAAGCCGCTGCGGCAGGCTGGCGCTGGGTGGACCCGATCCTGGTCGGAGACGTCGAGTATCGCGAATTCTCCGGTGCGCGCCTGCGGATGCCGAGCTGGAAGGGATTGCGCACGGACAAGGTTCCGGCGCAGGTCGACGTGCCGCCGCTGCGCTGA
- a CDS encoding DUF6131 family protein: protein MIALGIVLLVIGWLVGIPIVTTLGVIAIVAGLVLWALGSMGRPVGGRRWYY from the coding sequence ATGATTGCTCTCGGTATCGTTCTGCTCGTCATCGGCTGGCTGGTCGGCATTCCGATCGTGACCACGCTGGGTGTCATCGCTATCGTCGCCGGTCTGGTGCTGTGGGCACTGGGCTCGATGGGCCGCCCGGTCGGCGGCAGGCGCTGGTACTACTAA
- a CDS encoding SDR family oxidoreductase, giving the protein MASEDHLVALVTGAARGIGRACGVRLAESNMSLVLMDIGKDTPGVPYPLGSESQLEHTRRLCVEKGANAETSIGDVRNTHDIDAAMQVALRRFGRLDVVVNCAGIVSPSGSSVEEVTSDDWSTMLDINLTGPFQVLSAAARIMKPQGSGSIINIASTAGLVGYRHFAGYVASKHGLVGLTKAAALDLAPHGIRVNAVCPGSVHDAPELEGRMLREVANALDLNGDHEQMFLRDQPSNALVAAEDIAETVAWLASSRSRSVVGSIVTVDGGFTSR; this is encoded by the coding sequence ATGGCAAGTGAGGATCATCTAGTCGCGCTGGTCACCGGCGCGGCACGCGGAATAGGGCGGGCCTGCGGCGTTCGACTGGCCGAGTCGAATATGTCGCTGGTGTTGATGGACATCGGCAAGGACACCCCCGGGGTGCCCTATCCACTGGGCTCGGAGAGCCAGCTCGAGCACACCCGGCGTTTGTGCGTCGAAAAGGGCGCCAATGCCGAAACATCCATCGGTGATGTGCGGAATACGCACGATATCGATGCGGCCATGCAGGTGGCCCTGCGGCGATTCGGGCGTCTGGACGTGGTCGTCAACTGCGCGGGCATTGTCAGTCCCTCGGGCAGCAGTGTCGAGGAGGTGACCTCCGACGACTGGTCGACCATGCTCGATATCAATCTCACCGGACCTTTCCAGGTCCTGTCCGCGGCGGCGCGAATAATGAAGCCGCAGGGCTCGGGCAGCATCATCAATATCGCGTCCACCGCCGGTCTGGTGGGCTATCGGCATTTCGCGGGATACGTCGCCTCCAAGCACGGATTGGTCGGATTGACCAAAGCCGCCGCCCTGGATCTGGCTCCCCATGGAATCCGCGTCAATGCGGTCTGCCCCGGATCGGTGCACGACGCACCGGAACTCGAAGGAAGAATGCTGCGCGAGGTGGCGAACGCACTCGACCTCAACGGCGACCACGAGCAGATGTTCCTGCGCGATCAGCCCTCCAACGCGCTGGTCGCCGCGGAGGACATTGCCGAGACTGTCGCCTGGCTGGCTTCCAGTAGAAGCCGGAGCGTCGTCGGTTCGATCGTCACCGTCGACGGCGGCTTCACCTCTCGATAA
- a CDS encoding pyridoxamine 5'-phosphate oxidase family protein, whose amino-acid sequence MGGEGARKLRELSAADSLKRLAGAQYGRIVLSRRGIPIIRPVNHIVEEDAVLVRANLGASLLGGDGQIVAYEADDFDEHTRRGWSVIVTGVARVITDPEQVQRYETLIDSWITMPMDHLIRIETEVVTGVELVDDVTDE is encoded by the coding sequence ATGGGTGGCGAAGGGGCACGAAAGCTGCGCGAGCTCTCGGCTGCCGATTCGCTGAAGCGGTTGGCCGGCGCGCAGTACGGGCGAATTGTTTTATCGCGCCGGGGAATTCCGATCATTCGGCCGGTGAACCACATCGTCGAAGAAGACGCGGTGCTGGTGCGCGCGAATTTGGGCGCGAGTCTGCTGGGTGGTGACGGGCAGATCGTCGCCTACGAGGCGGACGACTTCGACGAGCACACCCGCCGCGGCTGGAGCGTCATCGTCACCGGGGTGGCGCGCGTGATCACCGATCCCGAACAGGTGCAGCGCTACGAGACCCTGATCGATTCGTGGATCACCATGCCCATGGATCATCTGATCCGCATCGAGACCGAGGTGGTCACCGGTGTCGAGCTCGTCGATGACGTTACCGATGAGTAG
- a CDS encoding non-ribosomal peptide synthetase: MKTMHDVTADGLEIPSHPAGIAVRVAAPGDVDALAARCAEALGGNPDTIGIWYQSAPFDSASEAADRLVRQQRAHPLPPALPARLTCTGYIDGVTDVVLLADGDLHGVLAELNRAGAQSLSALPETSDALVGAIDIEFGDAYRTEELAAAVAIVLGRFLDTTALAVDLATADVLLRSPAVRARLASESGARACEFGVHSSIGEVVSQLAAVREATAPAATPESDHGLRSVRIVDYTGAPGVFLPMPLASHDFDIAIHPTSDPGTARVLLRSRSEEAAEFIHPIAQVLGFVYAQIRAKGPDLRLLDIAYTDVPEPISVEAARTPGAGGRMEQRIAAHAAARPSATAVLDATTSTSFGELEAQSQRIATGLRQLGVLPGDFVVVAAAKSATLFATMLGIWKCGAAYVPVDIEFPMERLRYIIEDSGARVAAVEAQLLGAVPDSAHAVDISTLAAPETSETSDAALPQGLSENAPAYAIYTSGTTGRPKGTVIAHRSALALIDALTERFSLSETDVWSVFHSPAFDFSVWEIWGALATGGAVAVVPKSAARDPRQFHELLRNTGVTVLNQTPSAFAHLVSFDAQAALLDTVRLVILGGEALQAGSSAAWLDRYPASRCQLINMYGITETTVHVTVQPVTKHTTLRAPRSVGHAIAGWHTAVLGPDLRPAPPGFPGEIIVAGAGLALYYSGKPALTATKFVAGPGGQRWYRSGDLGRIRPDGTLEHLGRIDHQVKINGYRIELDEIRNCLRRQPGVRDAIVVCHRGEGQFATARLDAYLVGDELDLPELRGAVARMLPSYMRPAFYTVVDKIPLTTNGKADIARLPAPDSGPQQADPAPESESAPETTGTQPILTKVWSSVLGVEPSADDNFFLSGGNSLAAIHLSTELGKNAVPMPLSMVYQYPVFKDLLAAIGEKTR, translated from the coding sequence ATGAAAACAATGCACGACGTCACCGCTGACGGACTCGAAATCCCCTCGCACCCGGCCGGAATCGCGGTTCGTGTCGCGGCGCCGGGCGATGTCGACGCGCTTGCCGCCCGGTGTGCCGAAGCGCTCGGCGGGAATCCCGACACCATCGGGATCTGGTACCAGAGCGCCCCTTTCGACTCAGCATCGGAAGCGGCGGACAGACTCGTGCGCCAGCAGCGGGCGCATCCGCTGCCCCCGGCACTGCCGGCCCGGCTGACCTGCACCGGGTATATCGACGGTGTCACCGATGTGGTGCTGCTGGCGGACGGTGACCTGCACGGTGTGCTCGCCGAGTTGAATCGAGCCGGGGCACAGTCGTTATCGGCCCTGCCCGAGACCTCCGATGCCCTCGTCGGCGCGATCGATATCGAATTCGGCGATGCGTACCGGACCGAGGAACTGGCCGCCGCGGTCGCCATCGTGCTGGGCCGATTCCTGGATACCACCGCGCTGGCGGTCGACCTGGCCACCGCTGACGTATTGCTGCGGTCACCCGCCGTGCGGGCGCGACTGGCCTCCGAATCCGGCGCTCGCGCCTGTGAATTCGGCGTGCACAGTTCGATCGGGGAGGTCGTGTCCCAGCTGGCGGCCGTGCGGGAGGCAACCGCCCCGGCGGCGACGCCGGAATCCGACCATGGCCTGCGGTCGGTGCGAATCGTCGATTACACCGGCGCGCCAGGGGTTTTCCTTCCGATGCCGCTCGCATCGCACGACTTCGACATCGCGATCCATCCGACGTCCGATCCCGGTACCGCCCGGGTGCTGCTGCGGAGCCGGTCGGAGGAAGCGGCCGAGTTCATTCATCCGATCGCCCAGGTACTCGGCTTCGTCTATGCGCAGATTCGGGCGAAGGGCCCGGATCTGCGACTACTCGATATCGCCTATACCGATGTCCCGGAACCGATCTCGGTCGAGGCCGCACGCACCCCCGGTGCGGGTGGCCGAATGGAGCAGCGCATTGCCGCGCATGCGGCCGCCCGCCCCTCCGCCACCGCGGTACTGGACGCAACCACGTCGACCTCGTTCGGAGAACTCGAGGCGCAATCGCAGCGCATCGCAACGGGTCTGCGGCAGCTCGGGGTGCTGCCGGGCGATTTCGTGGTGGTCGCCGCGGCGAAATCCGCGACGCTCTTCGCCACCATGCTGGGCATCTGGAAGTGCGGCGCGGCCTATGTTCCCGTCGATATCGAGTTCCCGATGGAGCGGCTGCGGTACATCATCGAGGACTCCGGCGCACGGGTGGCCGCGGTCGAGGCGCAGTTGCTAGGCGCGGTACCGGATTCTGCTCATGCCGTGGACATTTCGACCCTGGCAGCCCCAGAAACCTCGGAAACCTCGGATGCCGCACTGCCACAGGGGCTGTCGGAGAACGCGCCCGCCTACGCGATCTACACCTCGGGCACCACCGGCCGGCCCAAAGGCACGGTGATCGCCCACCGGAGTGCACTCGCACTCATCGACGCGCTCACCGAGCGGTTCTCGCTCTCGGAGACCGATGTGTGGAGCGTCTTCCACTCGCCCGCCTTCGATTTCTCGGTCTGGGAGATCTGGGGCGCGCTGGCCACCGGCGGCGCCGTGGCCGTCGTGCCCAAGAGCGCGGCGCGCGATCCGCGCCAGTTCCACGAGCTGCTGCGCAATACCGGTGTGACAGTGCTGAATCAGACGCCGTCGGCCTTCGCGCACCTGGTGAGTTTCGATGCGCAGGCCGCTCTGCTCGACACGGTCCGGTTGGTGATCCTGGGTGGAGAGGCGCTGCAGGCCGGCAGTTCCGCCGCCTGGCTGGACCGCTATCCGGCCAGTCGCTGCCAGCTGATCAATATGTACGGAATCACCGAGACCACCGTCCACGTCACCGTGCAACCGGTCACCAAACACACCACACTGCGCGCGCCCCGATCGGTGGGGCATGCCATCGCGGGTTGGCACACCGCCGTGCTGGGCCCGGATCTGCGGCCCGCTCCCCCGGGATTTCCGGGCGAGATCATCGTCGCCGGCGCCGGTCTGGCGCTGTACTACTCGGGTAAACCGGCCCTGACCGCAACCAAGTTCGTGGCGGGCCCCGGCGGGCAGCGGTGGTATCGCAGCGGCGATCTCGGGCGCATCCGCCCCGACGGCACGCTCGAACATCTCGGCCGCATCGACCACCAGGTCAAGATCAACGGCTACCGCATCGAACTGGACGAGATCCGCAACTGCCTGCGGCGCCAACCCGGAGTCCGCGACGCGATCGTGGTGTGTCACAGGGGCGAAGGTCAGTTCGCCACCGCCCGTCTCGATGCCTATCTGGTCGGCGACGAGCTGGATCTGCCGGAATTGCGCGGCGCGGTCGCCCGCATGCTGCCCTCGTATATGCGGCCCGCGTTCTACACGGTCGTGGACAAGATTCCCCTGACCACCAATGGAAAGGCCGATATCGCACGCCTGCCGGCGCCGGACAGCGGCCCGCAGCAGGCCGATCCGGCGCCGGAGTCGGAGTCCGCACCGGAAACCACCGGGACGCAACCGATCCTCACCAAGGTGTGGTCCTCGGTCCTGGGCGTCGAGCCGAGCGCCGACGACAATTTCTTCCTGTCCGGGGGCAACTCACTCGCGGCCATCCACCTCAGCACCGAGCTCGGTAAGAACGCGGTCCCGATGCCCCTGAGCATGGTGTATCAGTACCCGGTGTTCAAAGACCTGCTTGCCGCCATCGGCGAAAAGACGCGCTGA